The window GCCCAAAAAAGAAATTCTTGACCCGCAAGGAAAAGCAGTAACCGGAAGCATGAAAAACCTCGGTTTAGCCGAAATTCAAAACGTACGTATAGGCAAACATATCACCCTTGAGCTTGAAGCCGACAGCGCCGAAACAGCACACAGCAAAGTAGACGAAGCCTGCAAAAACCTATTAGCCAACCTGATTATGGAAAGCTATACTTTTAAGGTAGTAGAAGTTTAGTTTTTGAAGTGAAAGGGAAAAGGCAAAAGGCTTTAATAACTTTATAAAAAGGGAAAAGGTTAAAGGCGAAAGGCTTTAATAATTTTAAAATATAAAAAGAGGTTATCTCACAGAGAGGTAGCCTCTTTTTTTTCGTTAACTGGCCCGATATTGTATTTGTAGGCATATAGAAACGTAAAGAGGCTACCCCTCCAGGGATAGCCTCTCTTATATTTTTAGCACACAGGCAAAAACCTTTTAACTTTCGCCTTTAACCTTTTACCTCCTTAAAGGCTTGCTTCTTTTTCGGCCTTAATTTGCTGCAGGGTAATCAAATTAGCATTTACTGTAGCTTTTACCTGGTTAAATTTGGCAAAAATTTCTGCCGGATTTTGCCCGCCTGCCTTACAAGCCAGTTCAACTTCCTGTATGGTAGCCTGGCTTATTGGCATACCAAAAAAACCAAGGTTAGGTTTCAGTTTATGCGATGCCTTTCCGGCCTCGGTCCAATCGCCCGATTCAAGGGCTGCGGTTATAGCACCCAATAATTGTGGTGTTTGCTCCAGGAACATACCAATAGATTCAACAATAAATTCATCGCTGCCATCGGCAATTTCATATAGGAAAGAAAGATCAAAGTCTTGTTCTGGTGAAATATCTGACATATAAAGATTTATGAATATTCAAAATTATACTTTTTTTACGACCAAGTCATCAATAAGTTCACTTTTTAACCGTAAAATATTTTTTTTTATCCCCGGGTGTTCAAATTCGGGCGCCAACTCGGCCAAAGGCTCTAAAGTAAACCTCCGTTTATG is drawn from Mucilaginibacter ginsenosidivorax and contains these coding sequences:
- the purS gene encoding phosphoribosylformylglycinamidine synthase subunit PurS: MTKFQAEIDVMPKKEILDPQGKAVTGSMKNLGLAEIQNVRIGKHITLELEADSAETAHSKVDEACKNLLANLIMESYTFKVVEV
- a CDS encoding Hpt domain-containing protein, which encodes MSDISPEQDFDLSFLYEIADGSDEFIVESIGMFLEQTPQLLGAITAALESGDWTEAGKASHKLKPNLGFFGMPISQATIQEVELACKAGGQNPAEIFAKFNQVKATVNANLITLQQIKAEKEASL